From the Pseudoroseomonas cervicalis genome, one window contains:
- a CDS encoding choice-of-anchor I family protein, with translation MSDLQTSPLWSHDTASGGAAGSAEVIAFDAARQLVLVLGPEGVDALRMADGSLAFSLPAAALGELGTGNSVAVQGDVLAVAFDGPEPGSDGLVALYSLAADGSGASLVRTVSVGAVPDMVTFTPDGSRLLVAIEGEPADDYAIDPPGGVAVIDVATGESRFLGFEGFDTAALRAAGVRITGPAGTLAATDLEPEYIALSEDGRTAYVTLQENNAIAVLDLESLEYTGVFGLGSKDHSATGQGLDPSDRDGGGAIVNAPVQGLYMPDGIASFIHEGRTYLVTANEGDAREWGDYTDVARLKDLTLDEAGFGGAEAVAALQADAALGRLDVLTTEGDTDGDGDIDVITSLGGRSFSIWEVGEDGLTQVYDSGDMLERVLIAQFPELFDDGRSDNKGPEPESVTLVELGGVLHAFVALERSDSVMAFRIDSPTEVTYAGLIATGDAPEVIRVVETAQGGGVLLSPNEGDGTVDAIAIARPAPADGSFTLQILHASDFEAGLAAVDRASRFAAIIDKLEDSVANSITLSSGDNFLPGPFIAAGTDAGVRSALQQLYATLLGVPVEELAGLAANPAAADIAIMNALGVQASVFGNHEWDLGSNALASAIDVIKGSGSTASAVSSIGALFPYLSANLDFSADPAMRALFTEALRDAASYATTAEELRDPAALNAEAADAQIAPWTTIQENGQTIGVLGVTTQLLASISSPSGTVVKDPAGDGGANNTQELAGILQGYVDQMLAQGINKIILLSHLQQYQLELELAGRLSGVDVIVAGGSHAVFADGTDTLLPSESAAQPYPVFVEAADGGLVAVVNTGNEYSYVGRLVVTFDAEGNILRDSVDPAQSGAYAATEETVESLWGDADAYAEGTRGGMVKQLTDAIGGVIEQKDGEILGYTEVFLEGRRGEVRSEETNLGNLTADANLWLARQVDAAVSVSIKNGGGIRAEIGTIGTGAEAGELPPAANPEAGKPEGAVSQLDIENSLRFNNALSIVTVSAEALLRIVEHAVAGVAPGATPGSFGQVGGIVFSYDPAGTAQRLNADGSVAVAGSRIRNLAIVDEDGFVLDTLLQDGVLQGDAARGIRMTTLSYLADGGDGYPIGLYATDRIDLQGSALLGEGRSGFATRGTEQDALAEYLLAEHGTRESAFAGADTGAGGDGRIQNLALREDGVLAAEQQAGDGGETLTGGAGRDMLRGGAGDDRLQGLGGADIVEGGAGFDTLVLGQGIAAYAVDHAVGRITLRASGEVIRASGIERIEFADGSVRLDHGHALLDALYYAAQNPDVLAAGTDLLAHYREYGWKEGRAPNALFDGEAYLAIHRDVAAAGLNPLDHYVQFGWKEGRDPSALFDGETYLARNADVAAYGIDPLTHYLGFGRAEGRGIAAAVGQVEADGFDAGYYLLANADVARAGLDARGHWQEFGRDEQRDPNAYFDTGYYLAANADVAGAGLDALAHYNAFGWREGRAASAGFDTAAYLAANADVAEAEVNPLLHFLQFGLQEGRMAHAVIA, from the coding sequence ATGTCCGACCTGCAGACCTCTCCGCTCTGGAGCCACGACACTGCGAGCGGGGGTGCCGCTGGCAGCGCCGAGGTGATCGCCTTCGACGCGGCCCGCCAGCTGGTGCTGGTGCTGGGGCCCGAAGGCGTCGACGCGCTGCGCATGGCGGATGGCAGCCTGGCCTTCTCGCTGCCCGCCGCGGCGCTGGGCGAGCTCGGCACCGGCAACAGCGTGGCGGTGCAGGGCGATGTGCTGGCCGTGGCCTTCGACGGGCCGGAGCCCGGCAGCGACGGGCTGGTCGCCCTCTACAGCCTGGCCGCGGATGGCAGCGGCGCCAGCCTGGTCCGCACCGTCAGCGTCGGCGCCGTGCCGGACATGGTGACCTTCACCCCCGATGGCAGCCGCCTGCTGGTGGCGATCGAGGGCGAGCCCGCCGATGACTACGCCATCGACCCGCCGGGCGGCGTCGCGGTGATCGATGTGGCGACCGGCGAAAGCCGTTTCCTGGGCTTCGAGGGTTTCGACACCGCGGCGCTGCGCGCCGCCGGGGTGCGCATCACCGGCCCGGCCGGCACGCTGGCCGCCACCGACCTGGAGCCGGAATACATCGCCCTCTCCGAGGATGGCCGCACCGCCTATGTGACGCTGCAGGAGAACAACGCCATCGCCGTGCTCGACCTGGAGAGCCTGGAATACACCGGCGTGTTCGGCCTCGGCAGCAAGGACCATTCGGCGACGGGGCAGGGGCTCGACCCCTCCGACCGCGATGGCGGCGGCGCCATCGTCAACGCGCCGGTGCAGGGGCTCTACATGCCCGACGGCATCGCCAGCTTCATCCATGAGGGCCGCACCTATCTGGTCACCGCCAATGAGGGCGATGCCCGCGAATGGGGCGACTACACCGATGTGGCGCGGCTGAAGGACCTCACTTTGGACGAGGCGGGCTTCGGCGGGGCGGAGGCGGTCGCGGCGCTGCAGGCGGATGCCGCGCTCGGCCGGCTCGACGTGCTGACCACCGAGGGCGACACGGATGGCGATGGCGATATCGACGTCATCACCAGCCTCGGCGGCCGCTCCTTCTCGATCTGGGAAGTGGGCGAGGACGGGCTGACCCAGGTCTATGATTCCGGCGACATGCTGGAGCGCGTGCTGATCGCGCAATTCCCCGAGCTGTTCGACGATGGCCGCTCCGACAACAAGGGGCCGGAGCCGGAGAGCGTGACGCTGGTCGAGCTGGGCGGCGTGCTGCACGCCTTCGTGGCGCTGGAGCGCTCCGATTCCGTCATGGCCTTCCGCATCGACTCGCCCACCGAGGTGACCTATGCCGGGCTGATCGCCACCGGCGACGCGCCCGAGGTCATCCGCGTGGTCGAGACCGCGCAGGGCGGCGGCGTGCTGCTCTCGCCGAATGAGGGCGACGGCACGGTGGACGCCATCGCCATCGCGCGGCCCGCGCCGGCGGATGGCAGCTTCACCCTGCAGATCCTGCACGCCTCGGATTTCGAGGCCGGGCTCGCCGCGGTGGACCGCGCCAGCCGCTTCGCCGCCATCATCGACAAGCTCGAGGACAGCGTCGCCAACAGCATCACCCTGTCCTCCGGCGACAATTTCCTGCCCGGCCCCTTCATCGCCGCCGGCACCGATGCCGGGGTGCGCAGCGCGCTGCAGCAGCTCTATGCGACGCTGCTCGGCGTGCCGGTGGAGGAGCTGGCGGGGCTGGCCGCCAATCCGGCGGCGGCGGATATCGCCATCATGAACGCGCTTGGCGTGCAGGCCAGCGTCTTCGGCAACCATGAATGGGATCTGGGCTCCAACGCCCTGGCCAGCGCCATCGATGTCATCAAGGGCAGCGGCAGCACGGCCAGCGCCGTCTCCTCGATCGGCGCGCTGTTCCCCTATCTCTCGGCCAATCTGGATTTCAGCGCCGACCCGGCGATGCGCGCCCTGTTCACCGAGGCGCTGCGCGACGCCGCCAGCTACGCCACCACGGCGGAGGAGCTGCGCGACCCGGCCGCGCTGAACGCCGAGGCTGCGGATGCGCAGATCGCGCCCTGGACGACGATCCAGGAGAATGGACAGACCATCGGCGTGCTCGGCGTCACCACCCAGCTGCTGGCCAGCATCTCCTCGCCCTCGGGCACGGTGGTGAAGGACCCGGCCGGCGATGGCGGCGCCAACAACACGCAGGAGCTGGCCGGCATCCTGCAGGGCTATGTCGACCAGATGCTGGCGCAGGGCATCAACAAGATCATCCTGCTGAGCCATCTGCAGCAATACCAGCTGGAGCTGGAGCTGGCCGGCAGGCTGAGCGGCGTCGACGTCATCGTGGCCGGCGGCAGCCATGCCGTCTTCGCCGATGGCACCGACACGCTGCTGCCCAGCGAGAGCGCGGCGCAGCCCTATCCGGTCTTCGTCGAGGCCGCCGATGGCGGGCTGGTCGCCGTGGTCAACACGGGCAACGAGTATTCCTATGTCGGCCGGCTGGTGGTGACCTTCGACGCCGAGGGCAACATCCTGCGCGACAGCGTCGACCCCGCCCAGTCCGGCGCCTATGCCGCGACCGAGGAGACAGTGGAGTCGCTCTGGGGCGACGCCGACGCCTATGCCGAGGGCACGCGCGGCGGCATGGTCAAGCAGCTGACCGACGCCATTGGCGGCGTCATCGAGCAGAAGGATGGCGAGATCCTCGGCTATACCGAGGTGTTCCTGGAGGGCCGCCGCGGCGAGGTGCGCAGCGAGGAGACCAATCTCGGCAACCTGACCGCCGACGCCAATCTCTGGCTGGCGCGCCAGGTCGACGCCGCGGTCAGCGTCTCGATCAAGAATGGCGGCGGCATCCGCGCCGAGATCGGCACCATCGGCACGGGCGCCGAGGCGGGTGAGCTGCCGCCGGCCGCCAACCCGGAGGCCGGCAAGCCGGAAGGCGCGGTCAGCCAGCTCGACATCGAGAATTCGCTGCGCTTCAACAATGCGCTCTCCATCGTCACCGTCTCGGCCGAGGCGCTGCTGCGCATCGTCGAGCATGCGGTGGCCGGTGTCGCGCCGGGCGCCACGCCGGGCTCCTTCGGCCAGGTGGGCGGCATCGTCTTCTCCTACGACCCCGCCGGCACGGCGCAGCGGCTGAATGCCGATGGCAGCGTGGCGGTGGCCGGCAGCCGCATCCGGAACCTGGCGATCGTCGACGAGGATGGCTTCGTCCTCGACACCCTCCTGCAGGATGGCGTGCTGCAGGGCGATGCGGCGCGCGGCATCCGCATGACCACGCTGAGCTACCTGGCCGATGGCGGCGATGGCTATCCGATCGGCCTCTACGCTACCGACCGCATCGATCTGCAGGGCAGCGCGCTGCTGGGCGAGGGGCGCAGCGGCTTCGCCACCCGCGGCACCGAGCAGGACGCGCTGGCCGAATATCTGCTGGCCGAGCATGGCACGCGCGAGAGCGCCTTCGCCGGGGCCGATACCGGCGCCGGCGGCGACGGCCGCATCCAGAACCTGGCGCTGCGCGAGGATGGGGTGCTGGCGGCGGAGCAGCAGGCGGGCGATGGCGGCGAGACGCTGACCGGCGGCGCCGGGCGCGACATGCTGCGCGGCGGCGCCGGCGATGACCGGCTGCAGGGCCTGGGCGGCGCCGACATCGTCGAGGGCGGCGCCGGCTTCGACACGCTGGTGCTGGGCCAGGGCATCGCCGCCTATGCGGTGGATCATGCGGTCGGCCGCATCACGCTGCGTGCCTCGGGCGAGGTGATCCGCGCCAGCGGCATCGAGCGGATCGAGTTCGCCGATGGCAGCGTCAGGCTCGACCACGGCCATGCGCTGCTGGATGCGCTCTATTACGCGGCGCAGAACCCGGATGTGCTGGCCGCCGGCACCGACCTGCTGGCGCATTACCGGGAGTATGGCTGGAAGGAAGGCCGCGCCCCCAACGCGCTGTTCGACGGCGAGGCCTATCTGGCCATCCATCGCGACGTGGCCGCGGCCGGCCTCAACCCGCTCGACCACTATGTGCAGTTCGGCTGGAAGGAGGGGCGGGATCCTTCCGCCCTGTTCGATGGTGAGACCTATCTGGCGCGCAACGCCGATGTCGCCGCCTATGGCATCGATCCGCTGACGCATTACCTGGGCTTCGGCCGGGCCGAGGGCCGCGGCATCGCCGCCGCGGTCGGCCAGGTGGAGGCGGATGGCTTCGATGCCGGCTACTACCTGCTGGCCAATGCCGATGTGGCGCGGGCCGGGCTGGATGCGCGCGGCCATTGGCAGGAATTCGGCCGCGACGAGCAGCGCGACCCGAATGCCTATTTCGACACCGGCTACTACCTGGCGGCCAATGCCGATGTCGCCGGGGCGGGGCTGGACGCGCTGGCGCATTACAACGCCTTCGGCTGGCGGGAGGGCCGCGCCGCCAGCGCCGGCTTCGACACGGCGGCCTATCTCGCCGCCAATGCCGATGTGGCCGAGGCGGAGGTCAATCCGCTGCTGCACTTCCTGCAATTCGGCCTGCAGGAAGGCCGCATGGCCCATGCCGTGATCGCCTGA
- the fdhD gene encoding formate dehydrogenase accessory sulfurtransferase FdhD, with protein sequence MITPQPLIPCTPLRWTAEEPSRPARPRADLLPEEMPVAMTYGRASHAVMMATPRDLADFALGFSLTEGLVTDPAQLTELEVLERPSGIELRMELAPERETALRRRRRHMAGPVGCGLCGLESLAEAARPLPALPPGGASVDAAAIPAALAALSAGQALHHASHALHAAGFWVPGEGPGTGLVALREDVGRHNALDKLVGALVGRGIDARRGAVLLTSRVSVEMVQKAAILGAPVLIAVSAPTALALRSAEACGMTLIARARGGGFDVFCHGGRVAYAAHG encoded by the coding sequence ATGATCACGCCACAACCCCTCATCCCCTGCACGCCGCTGCGCTGGACCGCCGAGGAGCCGTCCCGCCCGGCGCGCCCGCGCGCCGATCTGCTGCCGGAGGAAATGCCGGTGGCCATGACCTATGGCCGCGCCAGCCACGCCGTGATGATGGCCACGCCGCGCGACCTGGCCGATTTCGCCCTGGGCTTCAGCCTGACCGAGGGGCTGGTCACCGATCCGGCCCAGCTGACCGAGCTGGAGGTGCTGGAGCGCCCGTCCGGCATCGAGCTGCGCATGGAGCTGGCGCCGGAGCGCGAGACGGCGCTGCGCCGCCGCCGCCGCCACATGGCCGGGCCGGTGGGCTGCGGGCTGTGCGGGCTGGAAAGCCTGGCCGAGGCGGCGCGCCCGCTGCCGGCGCTGCCGCCCGGCGGCGCCTCGGTCGACGCGGCGGCGATCCCGGCGGCGCTGGCGGCGCTCTCGGCCGGCCAGGCGCTGCACCATGCCAGCCACGCGCTGCACGCCGCCGGCTTCTGGGTGCCGGGCGAGGGGCCGGGCACCGGGCTGGTGGCGCTGCGCGAGGATGTCGGCCGCCACAACGCGCTGGACAAGCTGGTGGGCGCGCTGGTCGGGCGCGGCATCGATGCGCGGCGCGGCGCCGTGCTGCTGACCAGCCGTGTCTCGGTCGAGATGGTGCAGAAGGCGGCGATCCTGGGCGCGCCGGTGCTGATCGCCGTCTCCGCCCCCACCGCCCTGGCGCTGCGCAGCGCCGAGGCCTGCGGCATGACGCTGATCGCCCGCGCCCGTGGCGGCGGCTTCGACGTGTTCTGCCATGGCGGGCGCGTGGCCTATGCGGCGCATGGCTGA
- a CDS encoding FAD-dependent oxidoreductase has product MAERAVDVLVLGSGAAGLVAALTAARQGLSVAVLEKTDRLGGTSAMSGAGTWIPANHHAAAAGIADSAEAALEYLHAAAPAGWAEQEAPLWQAFVEAAPRMLRFVEENTPLRFALTPEPDPLRTLPGALPRGRMLSPLPLSRWRAGRHALRIRRSTIPEIFTYHEAVTTDLYHRPYRTAFELWPRLLWRLLTNSRGKGTALVTGLLRGCLDAGVRVVLQAEALALTQDAMGAVTGARIRRQGREESWTARAGVVLATGGFEWDPAQLQRHFPGPVDYRGSPPANTGDGQRMAAAAGAALARMDQATFTPSVPTRYEGHLLAQPVPFHTEPYAMLVDRSGRRFVNELTFNIGEVLDRRDAAGQPLHLPAWVITDSRMLEVPPVRWAAAADPAWLRRADRLEDLARQTGLPHDALADSVARFNAAALAGEDAEFGRPARADAASAGDKRRRAGIKPIDRPPYLAMPFSRAILGTKGGARTNARAEVLRPDGSIIPGLYAAGLAMANPIGTRNVGTGTTIGPNMAWGYIAGRSLAQRNAAPGAARGPQAG; this is encoded by the coding sequence ATGGCGGAACGGGCGGTGGATGTGCTGGTGCTGGGCTCCGGCGCGGCGGGGCTGGTGGCGGCGCTGACCGCGGCGCGGCAGGGGCTCTCGGTCGCGGTGCTGGAGAAGACCGACCGGCTCGGCGGCACCTCGGCCATGTCGGGTGCCGGCACCTGGATCCCGGCCAACCACCACGCCGCCGCGGCCGGCATCGCGGACAGCGCGGAGGCGGCGCTGGAATATCTGCACGCCGCCGCCCCCGCGGGCTGGGCCGAGCAGGAGGCGCCGCTCTGGCAGGCCTTCGTCGAGGCGGCGCCGCGGATGCTGCGCTTCGTCGAGGAGAACACGCCGCTGCGCTTCGCCCTGACGCCGGAGCCTGACCCGCTGCGCACCCTGCCGGGGGCGCTGCCGCGCGGGCGCATGCTCTCGCCCCTGCCGCTCAGCCGCTGGCGCGCCGGGCGCCACGCGCTGCGCATCCGCCGTTCCACCATCCCGGAGATCTTCACCTACCACGAGGCGGTGACGACCGATCTCTACCACCGTCCCTACCGCACCGCCTTCGAACTCTGGCCGCGCCTGCTCTGGCGGCTGCTGACCAACAGCCGTGGCAAGGGCACGGCGCTGGTCACCGGCCTGCTGCGCGGCTGTCTCGATGCGGGTGTGCGGGTGGTGCTGCAGGCCGAGGCGCTGGCGCTGACCCAGGATGCGATGGGCGCGGTGACCGGCGCCCGCATCCGCCGGCAAGGCCGGGAGGAGAGCTGGACCGCCCGCGCCGGCGTGGTGCTGGCCACCGGCGGCTTCGAATGGGACCCGGCGCAACTGCAAAGGCATTTTCCGGGGCCGGTGGATTATCGCGGCAGCCCGCCCGCCAACACCGGCGATGGGCAGCGCATGGCGGCCGCCGCTGGCGCGGCGCTGGCGCGCATGGACCAGGCGACCTTCACCCCCTCCGTCCCCACCCGCTATGAGGGGCATCTGCTGGCCCAGCCCGTGCCCTTCCACACCGAGCCCTATGCGATGCTGGTCGACCGCAGCGGCCGCCGCTTCGTCAATGAACTCACCTTCAACATCGGCGAGGTGCTGGACCGCCGCGACGCCGCCGGCCAGCCGCTGCATCTGCCGGCCTGGGTGATCACCGATTCCCGCATGCTGGAAGTGCCGCCGGTGCGCTGGGCCGCCGCCGCCGACCCCGCCTGGCTGCGCCGCGCCGACCGGCTGGAGGATCTGGCGCGGCAGACCGGCCTGCCGCACGACGCCCTGGCCGACAGCGTCGCGCGCTTCAACGCCGCCGCCCTGGCCGGTGAGGACGCCGAGTTCGGCCGCCCGGCGCGGGCCGACGCCGCCTCGGCCGGGGACAAGAGGCGGCGGGCCGGCATCAAGCCGATCGACCGGCCGCCCTACCTGGCCATGCCCTTCAGCCGCGCCATCCTGGGCACCAAGGGCGGCGCGCGCACCAATGCGCGGGCCGAGGTGCTGCGCCCGGATGGCAGCATCATCCCCGGCCTCTACGCGGCCGGGCTGGCCATGGCCAACCCGATCGGCACGCGCAATGTCGGCACCGGCACGACGATCGGGCCGAACATGGCCTGGGGCTACATCGCCGGGCGCAGCCTGGCGCAGCGCAACGCCGCGCCGGGGGCGGCGCGCGGCCCGCAGGCCGGCTAG